The Streptomyces sp. NBC_01775 genome includes a region encoding these proteins:
- a CDS encoding electron transfer flavoprotein subunit alpha/FixB family protein, whose product MAEVLVYVDHVDGSVRKPTLELLTLARRIGEPVAVALGNGAADTAATLAEHGAVKVLTHEAAEYADYLVVPKVDALQAAHEAVSPAAVLVPSSAEGKEIAARLALRLGSGIITDAVDLEAGDEGPVATQSVFAASFTTKSRVSKGTPVITVKPNSAAVEPAPAAGAVEALNVTFSDTATGTKVTGRTQRESTGRPDLTEAAIVVSGGRGVNGAENFAIIEALADSLGAAVGASRAAVDAGWYPHSNQVGQTGKSVSPQLYIASGISGAIQHRAGMQTSKTIVAINKDAEAPIFDLVDYGIVGDLFDVVPALTEEIRTRKG is encoded by the coding sequence CCGCATCGGCGAGCCGGTCGCCGTCGCGCTGGGCAACGGCGCCGCCGACACCGCCGCCACGCTCGCCGAGCACGGCGCGGTCAAGGTCCTCACCCACGAGGCCGCCGAGTACGCCGACTACCTGGTCGTACCGAAGGTGGACGCCCTGCAGGCCGCGCACGAGGCCGTGTCCCCGGCCGCCGTGCTGGTCCCGTCCTCCGCGGAGGGCAAGGAGATCGCCGCCCGTCTGGCGCTGCGTCTGGGCTCCGGCATCATCACCGACGCCGTCGACCTGGAGGCCGGCGACGAGGGCCCGGTGGCCACGCAGTCGGTGTTCGCCGCGTCCTTCACCACCAAGTCCCGTGTCTCCAAGGGCACCCCGGTCATCACGGTCAAGCCCAACAGCGCGGCCGTGGAGCCCGCCCCGGCCGCCGGTGCGGTCGAGGCGCTGAACGTGACGTTCTCCGACACGGCGACCGGCACCAAGGTCACCGGCCGTACGCAGCGCGAGTCGACGGGCCGTCCGGACCTGACCGAGGCCGCGATCGTGGTCTCCGGCGGCCGTGGCGTCAACGGCGCGGAGAACTTCGCGATCATCGAGGCGCTGGCCGACTCGCTCGGCGCGGCCGTCGGTGCCTCGCGTGCCGCGGTGGACGCGGGCTGGTACCCGCACTCCAACCAGGTCGGCCAGACCGGCAAGAGCGTCTCTCCGCAGCTGTACATCGCCTCCGGCATCTCCGGCGCGATCCAGCACCGCGCCGGCATGCAGACCTCGAAGACGATCGTCGCGATCAACAAGGACGCCGAGGCCCCGATCTTCGACCTCGTCGACTACGGCATCGTCGGCGACCTCTTCGACGTCGTCCCGGCCCTCACCGAGGAGATCAGGACCCGCAAGGGCTGA
- a CDS encoding (Fe-S)-binding protein, with protein sequence MQLAAIIVSLVLTVIGVALLARAIGQFVRYFKLGQPVPAGTRTDNPYQRSVTLVKEFLGHTRMNRWGIVGIAHWFVAIGFLTLPPTIITAYGQLFQADWTLPVIGGFLSYELYIEFIAAMTTVGIATLMVIRLLNLPSRRGRKSRFTGSKMGQAYFVEYVILTIGLAIYVLRGLEGALHHVEGYEAAYFASYPLVLVFKGLSVAALQNLVYFFAMIKLGTTMIWMITVSLNTNMGVAWHRFLAFPNIWFKREATGGTALGALQPMTSGGKPIDFTDPGDDDVFGVSQVEQYSWKGLLDFSTCTECGRCQSQCPAWNTGKPLSPKLLIMSLRDHAHAKAPYLLAGGGKTMEGEEKASEEQLAGVPAAALAEAERPLIGTHEENGVIDPDVLWSCTTCGACVEQCPVDIEHIDHIVDMRRYQVMIESAFPSEAGTMLKNLEKKGNPWGLAKKQRLEWLKELDFDVPVVGKDIEDLTEVEYLYWVGCAGALEDRAKKTTKAFAELLNIAGVKFAIMGGDEKCTGDSARRLGNEPLFQQLGQENVMSLNMAFGEEYDDDGKVTEESRKPKTAKKIIATCPHCLNTLGNEYPQLGGDYEVIHHTQLLQHLVDEGKLIPVTPVEGIITYHDPCYLGRHNKIYTPPREIIASVPGIRTEEMHRHKERGFCCGAGGARMWMEERIGKRINNERVDEALSLNPDIVSTACPFCLVMLTDSVNGKKAAPDGGSTAGGKAKESITVVDVAQLLLDSVKTPVQDDGSAEPAPR encoded by the coding sequence ATGCAACTCGCCGCGATCATCGTGTCGCTGGTTCTGACCGTGATCGGCGTCGCGCTGCTCGCACGCGCGATCGGCCAGTTCGTCCGGTACTTCAAGCTGGGACAGCCGGTCCCGGCAGGCACCCGGACCGACAACCCCTACCAGCGCAGCGTGACCCTGGTGAAGGAGTTCCTCGGGCACACGCGCATGAACCGGTGGGGCATCGTCGGTATCGCCCACTGGTTCGTGGCGATCGGCTTCCTGACGCTGCCGCCGACGATCATCACCGCGTACGGCCAGCTGTTCCAGGCCGACTGGACGCTGCCGGTCATCGGCGGCTTCCTCTCCTATGAGCTCTACATCGAGTTCATCGCCGCGATGACGACCGTCGGCATCGCCACGCTGATGGTGATCCGCCTGCTGAACCTGCCGTCGCGCCGGGGCCGCAAGTCCCGCTTCACCGGTTCGAAGATGGGCCAGGCGTACTTCGTCGAGTACGTCATCCTCACCATCGGCCTGGCCATCTACGTGCTACGGGGCCTGGAGGGCGCGCTGCACCACGTGGAGGGGTACGAGGCCGCGTACTTCGCCTCGTACCCGCTGGTCCTGGTTTTCAAGGGACTGAGCGTCGCCGCGCTGCAGAACCTCGTCTACTTCTTCGCGATGATCAAGCTGGGCACGACCATGATCTGGATGATCACGGTCAGCCTGAACACCAACATGGGTGTGGCCTGGCACCGCTTCCTGGCGTTCCCGAACATCTGGTTCAAGCGCGAGGCGACGGGCGGCACGGCCCTCGGTGCCCTGCAGCCGATGACGTCCGGCGGCAAGCCGATCGACTTCACCGACCCGGGCGACGACGACGTCTTCGGCGTCTCCCAGGTCGAGCAGTACTCGTGGAAGGGCCTGCTGGACTTCTCCACCTGCACCGAGTGCGGGCGCTGCCAGTCGCAGTGCCCGGCGTGGAACACGGGCAAGCCGCTCTCCCCGAAGCTGCTGATCATGTCGCTGCGCGACCACGCGCACGCCAAGGCGCCGTACCTGCTGGCCGGCGGCGGCAAGACGATGGAGGGCGAGGAGAAGGCGTCCGAGGAGCAGCTGGCCGGCGTGCCCGCGGCTGCTCTGGCGGAGGCCGAGCGCCCGCTGATCGGCACGCACGAAGAGAACGGCGTCATCGACCCGGACGTCCTGTGGTCCTGCACCACCTGCGGCGCCTGCGTCGAGCAGTGCCCCGTCGACATCGAGCACATCGACCACATCGTCGACATGCGCCGCTACCAGGTGATGATCGAGTCCGCGTTCCCGTCCGAGGCGGGCACGATGCTCAAGAACCTGGAGAAGAAGGGCAACCCCTGGGGCCTGGCCAAGAAGCAGCGCCTCGAGTGGCTCAAGGAGCTCGACTTCGATGTCCCGGTCGTCGGCAAGGACATCGAGGACCTGACCGAGGTCGAGTACCTGTACTGGGTCGGCTGCGCCGGCGCCCTGGAGGACCGCGCCAAGAAGACCACCAAGGCCTTCGCCGAGCTGCTGAACATCGCGGGCGTCAAGTTCGCCATCATGGGCGGCGACGAGAAGTGCACGGGTGACTCGGCCCGCCGCCTGGGCAACGAGCCGCTGTTCCAGCAACTCGGCCAGGAGAACGTCATGTCCCTCAACATGGCCTTCGGCGAGGAGTACGACGACGACGGCAAGGTGACCGAGGAGTCGCGCAAGCCGAAGACGGCGAAGAAGATCATCGCGACCTGCCCGCACTGCCTCAACACGCTCGGCAACGAGTACCCGCAGCTCGGCGGCGACTACGAGGTCATCCACCACACCCAGCTGCTCCAGCACCTCGTCGACGAGGGCAAGCTGATCCCGGTCACGCCGGTCGAGGGCATCATCACCTACCACGACCCCTGCTACCTGGGCCGCCACAACAAGATCTACACGCCCCCGCGCGAGATCATCGCCAGCGTCCCGGGCATCCGCACCGAGGAGATGCACCGCCACAAGGAACGCGGCTTCTGCTGCGGTGCGGGTGGCGCCCGCATGTGGATGGAAGAGCGCATCGGCAAGCGCATCAACAACGAGCGCGTCGACGAGGCACTGTCGCTGAACCCGGACATCGTCTCCACGGCCTGCCCGTTCTGCCTCGTCATGCTCACGGACTCCGTGAACGGCAAGAAGGCGGCACCCGACGGCGGCTCCACCGCGGGCGGCAAGGCCAAGGAGTCGATCACCGTCGTGGACGTGGCCCAGCTCCTGCTGGATTCCGTCAAGACGCCGGTCCAGGACGACGGTTCAGCGGAGCCGGCGCCCCGGTGA
- a CDS encoding amidohydrolase family protein, which produces MAVDSRFFRSSSSGRPSEYGAIYQPDDAWLALTAPEVVQEPELVIVDAHHHLWERPYPYRPQDFTADLASSHRVAATVYVECAVGYRTTGPEALRPVGETEHVAKVARDIQAQEHAPQVASGIIGFADLGLGEAVEEVLESHIDAGEGRFRGIRFGTGRDDSPVIENTQSAKRPNMLAERQIRAGARELEKLDLSLDVWLFHTQLSEVAELADDLPGLRIVLDHCGGPLGYGPYATNKEEHFARWREGLLEVALRPNVVCKLGGLLARGAAFDYLNAPVPPASGELARTWAPWLETCVEAFGADRCMFESNFPVEKMGTSYTTLWNAFKAVVSSASDDEKRWLFSETARRTYRLV; this is translated from the coding sequence GTGGCAGTGGATTCACGGTTCTTCAGGAGCTCTTCTTCCGGGCGGCCTTCCGAATACGGTGCGATCTACCAACCGGATGACGCGTGGCTCGCACTGACGGCACCAGAAGTGGTCCAGGAGCCGGAGCTCGTCATCGTGGACGCTCATCATCACCTGTGGGAACGGCCGTACCCGTACCGTCCGCAGGACTTCACGGCCGACCTCGCCTCCAGCCATCGTGTTGCCGCCACGGTGTACGTCGAATGTGCGGTGGGCTACCGGACCACAGGGCCCGAGGCGCTCCGGCCGGTCGGGGAGACGGAGCACGTCGCCAAAGTCGCGCGAGATATCCAGGCCCAGGAGCATGCGCCCCAGGTCGCGAGTGGCATCATCGGCTTCGCCGACCTGGGACTCGGGGAAGCGGTCGAGGAGGTACTCGAGAGCCACATCGACGCCGGTGAGGGCCGCTTTCGAGGCATCAGGTTCGGCACGGGCCGGGACGACAGTCCCGTGATCGAGAATACCCAGTCGGCCAAACGGCCCAACATGCTCGCGGAACGCCAGATTCGCGCGGGCGCACGCGAACTCGAAAAGCTCGACCTGTCCCTGGACGTCTGGCTCTTTCACACGCAGCTCTCGGAGGTCGCCGAGCTGGCCGATGACTTGCCCGGCCTCCGAATCGTGCTCGACCACTGCGGTGGCCCTCTCGGCTACGGGCCGTATGCCACGAACAAGGAGGAACACTTCGCCCGTTGGCGCGAGGGTCTCCTGGAAGTCGCACTCCGACCGAATGTCGTGTGCAAGCTCGGTGGGCTCCTCGCCCGCGGTGCTGCATTCGACTATCTGAACGCGCCGGTCCCCCCTGCGTCCGGAGAACTCGCCCGTACGTGGGCACCGTGGCTCGAGACATGCGTCGAAGCGTTCGGTGCCGACCGATGCATGTTCGAGAGCAACTTCCCAGTCGAGAAGATGGGGACCAGCTACACGACGTTGTGGAACGCGTTCAAGGCAGTGGTGTCCTCCGCTTCGGACGACGAAAAGCGGTGGCTGTTCTCCGAGACCGCCCGGCGCACCTACCGGCTCGTCTGA
- a CDS encoding MFS transporter, with the protein MAATRSGAPQKNSLRQLGAALFVGTTLEWYDYFVYGAAAALALNKLFFPTYDPTVGTILAFGTFASAWITRPLGAFIFGHLGDHIGRRRVLYLTLIGMGIATIGTGLLPTYEAIGVWAPVLLIVFRMVQGLSAGGEFSGVATMSIEHAPAELRGRYSSLAQMGIPAALIGANAVSLLAYHLPDEALYSYGWRIPFLVSGLIFPVAVYIRSKLHESPAFVEAQETDALVRRPLVDVVRGHWRTILALMFANGAMGASFYAYGTYAVSYATAQMNLSRTVALLSVLLAGLVHITCVGVVGWFSDTIGRMKIFVAALAFLVMAPFPVFALINTGVPELYVLAIAVALGVGHGCAWAVAAVFFTELFPPELRYSGSAISYQVSAALLVGPVTIVCEILVGAADGAPWYAAGFLSLICVAGLVGALLLHPAARKSAAAAKDFVPAQGASL; encoded by the coding sequence ATGGCCGCAACCAGGAGCGGTGCGCCGCAGAAGAACAGCTTGCGCCAGCTCGGCGCTGCTTTGTTCGTCGGTACCACTCTGGAGTGGTATGACTACTTCGTCTACGGCGCTGCCGCGGCACTCGCTCTGAACAAGCTTTTCTTCCCCACCTACGACCCGACAGTCGGCACCATCCTCGCCTTCGGAACCTTTGCGTCGGCCTGGATCACGCGTCCGCTCGGAGCGTTCATCTTCGGGCATCTCGGTGATCACATCGGCCGTCGGCGCGTGCTGTACCTGACGCTGATCGGCATGGGAATAGCCACCATCGGCACGGGCCTCCTGCCGACCTATGAGGCCATCGGCGTCTGGGCGCCGGTTCTCCTGATCGTCTTCCGCATGGTGCAGGGCCTGTCGGCGGGGGGCGAGTTCTCCGGCGTGGCCACCATGTCGATCGAGCACGCCCCCGCCGAGCTCCGAGGCCGCTACAGCAGCTTGGCTCAGATGGGCATCCCGGCAGCGCTCATCGGGGCGAACGCGGTCAGTCTCCTTGCCTACCACCTGCCTGACGAGGCCCTCTACTCCTACGGGTGGCGCATTCCGTTCCTGGTCAGCGGTCTGATCTTCCCGGTGGCCGTTTACATCCGGAGCAAGCTCCACGAATCTCCCGCGTTCGTCGAGGCACAGGAGACCGACGCCCTTGTCCGGCGCCCCCTGGTCGACGTCGTCAGGGGGCATTGGCGCACCATCCTTGCTCTCATGTTCGCCAACGGTGCGATGGGCGCTTCGTTCTACGCCTACGGCACCTACGCGGTGAGTTATGCGACCGCCCAGATGAACCTCTCGCGTACGGTCGCGCTCCTATCGGTCCTCCTGGCCGGGCTGGTCCACATCACCTGTGTCGGCGTCGTGGGGTGGTTCTCGGACACGATCGGGCGGATGAAGATCTTCGTGGCCGCCCTGGCGTTCCTGGTCATGGCGCCGTTCCCGGTCTTCGCCCTGATCAACACCGGTGTTCCGGAGCTCTACGTGCTCGCGATCGCGGTCGCGCTCGGCGTCGGCCACGGTTGCGCCTGGGCGGTGGCAGCCGTGTTCTTCACGGAGCTGTTCCCCCCCGAGCTGCGATACAGCGGGTCAGCCATCAGCTACCAGGTCTCGGCCGCGCTCCTCGTGGGCCCGGTCACCATCGTGTGCGAAATCCTGGTCGGCGCGGCCGACGGGGCTCCCTGGTACGCGGCCGGCTTCCTGTCCCTCATCTGCGTCGCCGGCCTTGTCGGCGCGCTGCTGCTCCATCCTGCCGCGAGGAAGTCCGCGGCCGCAGCCAAGGACTTCGTGCCGGCCCAGGGTGCCTCTCTTTAG
- a CDS encoding enoyl-CoA hydratase/isomerase family protein: MDEVVVDGTDLVGSVRLNRPHRGNSVTPAVVTELGEAVQRLCDTDSVRAVVITGTGPVFCAGADVREMHDVYDGEGPDGLMDYLADVWMPAVQRTVRSIWGAPKPIVAAFNGAATAGGLDFGLACDTRVAASTARFAESYVNLGMVPVAGGAFLLPLVAGLPAATTLLASGAFVDAARALELGIVSEVCAPEELDARARQLASDLAHGPAETFVRVKRIARGPSTPAFEVALRESLEANIALIARPEVRKRILSVMERFSLSSR, translated from the coding sequence GTGGATGAGGTCGTCGTCGACGGGACGGACCTGGTCGGTTCGGTGCGGCTCAATCGCCCGCACCGTGGCAACTCGGTGACACCCGCCGTCGTCACCGAACTCGGTGAAGCCGTCCAAAGACTGTGTGACACGGACAGTGTTCGCGCGGTCGTGATCACTGGAACCGGCCCCGTGTTCTGTGCCGGCGCCGACGTCAGGGAGATGCACGACGTCTACGACGGTGAAGGGCCCGACGGTCTGATGGACTACCTGGCCGATGTGTGGATGCCGGCCGTGCAGCGGACCGTCCGTAGCATCTGGGGGGCTCCGAAGCCGATCGTCGCCGCCTTCAACGGCGCTGCCACGGCCGGGGGTCTCGACTTCGGCCTGGCCTGTGACACCCGCGTCGCCGCGTCCACGGCGCGATTCGCCGAGAGCTACGTCAACCTCGGCATGGTCCCCGTCGCCGGGGGAGCCTTCCTGCTCCCTCTGGTCGCGGGCTTGCCCGCCGCCACGACGCTGCTGGCATCGGGAGCGTTCGTCGACGCTGCCCGGGCCCTCGAACTCGGCATCGTGAGCGAGGTGTGCGCGCCCGAGGAACTCGACGCGAGGGCCCGCCAGTTGGCATCCGACCTGGCCCATGGCCCCGCTGAGACGTTCGTCCGGGTCAAGCGTATTGCCCGCGGCCCGTCGACACCGGCCTTCGAGGTCGCCCTGCGGGAGAGCCTCGAGGCGAACATCGCACTGATCGCCCGCCCGGAAGTCAGGAAACGCATCCTTTCCGTCATGGAGCGGTTCAGCCTCTCGAGCCGCTGA
- a CDS encoding class I adenylate-forming enzyme family protein, with protein MSQIERRPRDSVAVEGVGGARRITIADLTEASNRLANAFAGLGLAAGDRVAYVAQNHVDYVVLEFALLKAGLVKVPLNHRFAPHELRRCMELADVRLVVADPGAAASIDEVVEGDEPIKVVMGKRPGWRSFDAVVTDGAPTRPRVHVGPDDLYHIRFSSGSTGKPKGIAISHRGARAAILGNTWVMSTSGPTLAPRTLQVAPLAYAAGWSVLPTLLCGGTNVVLPRFDADETLRTVKEERIDWMFAVPTMLRRMSASGELAQLRDAQLSCLMLAGEPAAVPALETVSDYTDALVQCWGQTEAPASTTLLSRQEMKSPALWPSIGRPVPGVEFSLLVGGEVLDEVAPGIQGELVIRTPSITTELIGSESEHADRLLSEGWWRTADLAHFDEEGRVFIVGRASETIITGGTNIQPVEIERALEEHPKVRETVVVGVPDKEWGETPAALVHAPDLDALTAEDLNDWMRGRLAGFKRPRHVYLSADPIPRASGESKIARGDIKRMVRAWVDDPGRVPPNVTKVVNPRG; from the coding sequence ATGAGCCAGATCGAGCGTCGACCCCGCGATTCCGTCGCGGTTGAGGGGGTCGGCGGTGCTCGGCGGATCACCATCGCCGATCTGACCGAGGCGTCGAACCGCCTGGCCAATGCCTTCGCCGGCCTCGGGCTCGCCGCGGGCGACCGCGTCGCGTACGTCGCGCAGAACCACGTCGACTACGTCGTGCTCGAGTTCGCGCTGCTCAAGGCCGGACTGGTCAAGGTTCCGCTCAACCATCGATTCGCCCCCCACGAGCTCCGTCGGTGCATGGAACTCGCCGACGTCCGGCTAGTGGTCGCGGACCCTGGTGCGGCTGCGTCGATCGACGAGGTCGTCGAGGGGGACGAGCCCATCAAGGTCGTCATGGGAAAGCGGCCGGGCTGGCGTTCGTTCGACGCAGTGGTGACCGACGGGGCGCCGACGCGACCGCGGGTCCACGTCGGACCCGACGACCTCTACCACATCAGATTCAGCTCAGGCTCGACCGGAAAGCCCAAGGGCATCGCCATCTCGCACCGCGGGGCACGCGCGGCGATCCTCGGGAACACATGGGTGATGAGCACGAGCGGGCCGACGCTCGCTCCTCGCACGTTGCAGGTAGCGCCGCTCGCGTACGCCGCAGGGTGGAGCGTCCTGCCCACTCTGCTCTGCGGCGGAACGAACGTGGTCCTCCCGCGGTTCGACGCCGACGAGACGCTGCGGACGGTCAAGGAAGAGCGGATCGACTGGATGTTCGCCGTCCCGACCATGCTGCGCCGGATGAGTGCCTCCGGCGAACTCGCACAGCTGCGTGACGCGCAGCTGTCGTGTCTCATGCTGGCCGGGGAGCCCGCCGCCGTCCCGGCGCTCGAGACCGTGAGCGACTACACGGACGCATTGGTCCAGTGCTGGGGCCAGACCGAGGCACCCGCGTCCACCACACTGCTGAGCCGCCAGGAGATGAAGTCGCCCGCGCTGTGGCCGTCGATCGGGCGGCCCGTCCCCGGAGTGGAGTTCTCGCTGCTCGTCGGCGGTGAGGTGCTCGACGAGGTGGCTCCGGGAATCCAGGGGGAGCTGGTGATCCGCACTCCGAGTATCACCACCGAGCTCATCGGTTCGGAGTCCGAGCACGCCGACCGCCTTCTTTCGGAGGGGTGGTGGCGAACCGCGGACCTGGCCCACTTCGACGAGGAGGGGCGCGTCTTCATCGTCGGCCGCGCGAGCGAGACGATCATCACCGGCGGCACCAATATTCAGCCCGTCGAGATCGAACGCGCTCTTGAGGAACACCCAAAGGTTCGCGAGACCGTCGTCGTCGGCGTTCCCGACAAAGAGTGGGGCGAGACCCCGGCGGCACTGGTCCACGCGCCTGACCTCGACGCACTCACCGCTGAGGACCTGAACGACTGGATGCGCGGCCGACTGGCCGGGTTCAAGCGTCCACGCCACGTCTACCTGTCGGCCGACCCGATTCCACGGGCTTCCGGTGAGTCGAAGATCGCGCGTGGCGACATCAAGCGAATGGTTCGCGCCTGGGTCGATGACCCTGGCCGCGTCCCTCCCAACGTGACAAAGGTGGTGAACCCTCGTGGATGA
- a CDS encoding SDR family oxidoreductase: MELTGKTIVITGGSRGVGQRLALRLGREGANVVVNYRRDADAADKTAAQIEQSGGTALAVQADVSDTEAVEALVATAADRFGKIDVIVANAAASAFKPLTEIHSHHIGKTMGITVQGFLDLARAAVEHMPPGGRIVAVSGWDSFRVLPGHGLLGAAKAAMETIVKYFAIELGARGITSVGICPGAIDTDSFRFYAGEAWEEYERQWLDMTPSGAYPTPEEVAEIMAFLCSPRSAPINGQTIVVDGGLSLATMPMSFRQD, encoded by the coding sequence ATGGAACTGACTGGCAAGACGATCGTCATCACGGGGGGTTCTCGTGGCGTGGGGCAGCGACTGGCGCTCCGCCTCGGTCGCGAAGGTGCCAATGTGGTCGTGAACTATCGGCGTGATGCCGATGCGGCGGACAAGACCGCCGCCCAGATCGAGCAGTCCGGCGGCACAGCCCTCGCGGTGCAGGCCGACGTCTCGGACACCGAGGCCGTCGAGGCGCTCGTCGCGACGGCGGCTGATCGTTTCGGGAAGATCGACGTCATCGTCGCGAACGCCGCCGCCAGCGCTTTCAAACCGCTGACAGAGATCCACTCCCACCACATCGGCAAGACGATGGGGATCACGGTCCAGGGCTTTCTCGACCTGGCCCGTGCCGCCGTCGAGCACATGCCGCCGGGCGGGAGGATCGTGGCCGTCTCGGGGTGGGACAGCTTCCGTGTCCTGCCGGGCCACGGACTCCTCGGAGCCGCGAAGGCCGCCATGGAGACGATCGTGAAGTACTTCGCGATCGAGCTGGGCGCGCGGGGAATCACCTCTGTCGGAATCTGCCCGGGGGCGATCGACACCGACTCCTTCCGCTTCTACGCCGGTGAGGCGTGGGAGGAATACGAGCGCCAGTGGCTCGACATGACGCCCTCCGGCGCATACCCCACGCCCGAGGAGGTCGCCGAGATCATGGCGTTCCTCTGCTCGCCGCGCAGCGCGCCCATCAACGGCCAGACGATCGTCGTCGACGGTGGTCTGTCGCTCGCCACGATGCCGATGTCCTTCCGGCAGGACTGA
- a CDS encoding SDR family NAD(P)-dependent oxidoreductase: MADVNEPKRALVVGAGSGIGRATALRLAEQGVTTAAADLNSEAAQELAEKHENIVALGDVSWDATDPEACERMLEEAVGVLGRVDHVISTVGWTAITPFLEESPEYWRRIIDVNLMSSIYLSAAAGRVLRDHGGSIVLTSSEAGTVGTSGETVYSAAKAGVIALVKSLAREWARHGIRVNAVAPGITATPLLESQGGDSLLAGIVRHVPLRRAGEPEEIAAALAFMALDDASYITGQTLCVGGGLTMGS, translated from the coding sequence ATGGCCGACGTGAATGAGCCCAAGCGAGCTCTTGTGGTGGGCGCCGGTTCCGGCATCGGCCGTGCCACGGCTCTGCGCCTCGCCGAGCAGGGCGTCACCACAGCCGCAGCCGACCTGAACTCGGAGGCCGCCCAGGAGCTGGCCGAGAAGCACGAGAACATCGTCGCCCTGGGCGATGTGTCATGGGACGCAACAGACCCCGAGGCCTGTGAGCGCATGCTCGAGGAGGCCGTCGGCGTCCTCGGCCGGGTCGACCACGTGATCTCCACCGTCGGCTGGACGGCCATCACGCCGTTCCTCGAGGAGTCGCCGGAGTACTGGCGACGGATCATCGACGTCAACCTGATGTCGAGCATCTACCTCTCCGCGGCGGCGGGAAGGGTGCTTCGCGATCACGGCGGGAGCATCGTCCTCACCTCGTCTGAGGCAGGGACGGTGGGAACGTCGGGGGAGACCGTCTACTCCGCGGCCAAAGCCGGAGTCATTGCGCTTGTCAAGTCACTCGCCCGGGAGTGGGCACGACACGGCATCAGGGTGAACGCGGTAGCTCCGGGAATCACGGCGACGCCCCTGCTCGAGAGCCAGGGCGGGGATTCCCTGCTCGCCGGCATCGTCCGGCACGTCCCGTTGCGCAGGGCGGGCGAGCCCGAAGAGATCGCCGCCGCACTTGCGTTCATGGCACTCGACGACGCGAGCTACATCACCGGACAGACCCTCTGCGTCGGCGGCGGTCTGACCATGGGGTCGTGA
- a CDS encoding carboxymuconolactone decarboxylase family protein has translation MTTSNPDGPPVYPLSRQGTFVSNLDRLRQTSDAVADAFRGIRRAADAHGPLEAKQRELCLLAGFAATRNEGGFRVHCTRATEAGATVEEVEQVVILMLGTTLGLVPVVEALSWARDELG, from the coding sequence GTGACCACGAGCAACCCTGACGGGCCGCCGGTCTACCCCTTGAGTAGGCAGGGCACCTTCGTGTCGAACCTCGACCGGCTGAGGCAGACCTCGGACGCCGTGGCAGACGCGTTCCGCGGTATTCGACGTGCCGCTGACGCCCACGGCCCCCTGGAGGCGAAGCAGCGTGAGCTCTGTCTGCTGGCCGGGTTCGCCGCGACCCGCAACGAGGGTGGGTTCCGAGTCCACTGCACCCGCGCGACGGAGGCCGGCGCGACCGTGGAGGAGGTCGAGCAGGTCGTCATCCTCATGCTCGGCACCACCCTGGGACTCGTCCCGGTCGTCGAAGCGCTCAGCTGGGCGCGTGACGAACTCGGATAG
- a CDS encoding aspartate/glutamate racemase family protein, which yields MTSDRKTKPVTRILYLSLSNATYSSNYFPFLRRYIDGFVTEGTEVELRGARVGRIDSFRFFESLDSVSILDSVLDAEQSGFDAVAIGNILDPALREARSMVDIPVLGLGETSMMTACLMGSQFSLVGVNPYFGGRFEENVAKYGLRERLAGIECMDLTPHELDACFSDDEGRQRATDSFLAAARATLARGAEVIIPAGGRVTAFLNSIGLREVDGAPVLDGTASLLAMTESAVRIGAATGSFVSRRRLYAKAPSEVIRSAAAEYAESYGLPALGRLAEPEEEEL from the coding sequence ATGACCAGTGATCGGAAGACGAAACCTGTGACCCGCATCCTGTATCTGAGCCTGTCCAACGCGACATACTCGTCGAACTACTTCCCGTTCCTGCGCCGGTACATCGATGGCTTCGTCACCGAGGGCACCGAGGTCGAGCTGCGCGGGGCACGGGTGGGGCGGATCGACAGTTTCCGCTTCTTCGAAAGCCTGGACTCCGTGTCGATCCTGGATTCCGTGCTGGACGCGGAGCAGTCGGGCTTCGACGCGGTCGCGATCGGCAACATCCTCGACCCGGCGCTGCGCGAGGCCCGCTCCATGGTCGACATTCCCGTGCTCGGGCTCGGTGAGACGTCGATGATGACGGCATGCCTCATGGGCAGCCAGTTCTCGCTGGTCGGAGTGAACCCCTACTTCGGTGGGCGCTTCGAGGAGAACGTCGCCAAGTACGGGCTGCGGGAGCGGTTGGCCGGCATCGAGTGCATGGATCTCACGCCGCACGAACTGGACGCCTGCTTCTCCGACGACGAAGGCCGGCAGCGGGCCACCGACTCGTTCCTGGCGGCGGCTCGAGCGACCCTGGCGCGTGGTGCCGAGGTCATCATCCCGGCCGGCGGTCGCGTAACGGCCTTCCTCAACTCCATCGGCCTGCGAGAGGTGGACGGCGCGCCCGTCCTCGACGGCACGGCATCGCTGCTGGCCATGACGGAGTCGGCCGTACGGATCGGCGCCGCGACGGGGTCCTTCGTCAGCCGGCGACGGTTGTACGCCAAGGCCCCTTCCGAGGTGATCAGGTCTGCCGCCGCCGAATACGCAGAGAGCTACGGGCTGCCCGCCCTCGGGCGGCTGGCCGAACCGGAAGAGGAGGAGCTGTGA